A stretch of the Vitis vinifera cultivar Pinot Noir 40024 chromosome 16, ASM3070453v1 genome encodes the following:
- the LOC100257702 gene encoding rust resistance kinase Lr10 isoform X2: protein MIINSCLKMVLPLFFLFLRLSAEIGANQDECKVPSCSPHGPAIKFPFRRKDQPYHCGYLGFEISCTEKKQTILELPYSVKLSVDKINYKSREIVVHDPDFCLQRQLQNLTLSASPFQFKVDSSNFESWTDDYTFFSCSSDTREYEFPFTLIPCRSRFLHENPVYAVRSFMQLDWLDLSSCHKLYNLSLPDGIVDGKKFSLTWSESICGNCEKAGQKCRLKSNSKGPETECIPKQVKGVILGFFVLVFVIIILHRVYRSNESKRENIVRIEKFLEDYKALKPSRYSYNDIKKLTNHFKDKLGQGGYGTVYKGKLSNEVLVAIKILNDSKGNGEEFINEVGTIGRIHHVNVVRLVGFCADGVKRALIYEFLPNESLEKFIFSTSVETYSLGWEKLQDIAIGIAKGIEYLHQGCDQRILHFDIKPHNILLDENFNPKISDFGLAKLCSKDQSAVSMTVARGTMGYIAPEVLSRNFGNASYKSDVYSFGMLLLEMVGGRKNIDVTMETNQVYFPEWVYNQLDQGEDVHIRIEEEGDIKIAKKLTIVGLWCIQWYPIDRPSMKVVVQMLEREGDNLTIPPNPFASIGSTGGNIRRRKKSLQQELTIISE, encoded by the exons ATGATCATAAACAGTTGCTTGAAAATGGtccttcctttatttttcttattcctGAGATTATCTGCAGAGATTGGAGCTAACCAAGATGAGTGCAAGGTACCAAGTTGCAGTCCCCACGGTCCAGCCATTAAGTTCCCGTTCCGGCGAAAAGATCAGCCATACCACTGTGGATATCTCGGGTTTGAGATATCTTGCACAGAAAAGAAGCAGACCATACTGGAGCTGCCATATTCAGTTAAGCTCTCAGtggataaaataaattacaaatctCGGGAGATTGTCGTCCATGACCCGGATTTTTGCCTTCAAAGACAGCTTCAAAACCTTACTTTATCTGCCTCTCCCTTCCAGTTCAAAGTTGACTCTTCCAACTTCGAAAGCTGGACAGACGACTACACTTTCTTCAGTTGTTCCTCAGATACAAGAGAGTATGAATTTCCATTTACGTTAATCCCTTGCAGATCTAGATTTCTCCACGAAAACCCAGTTTATGCTGTTCGTTCATTCATGCAACTCGATTGGTTGGATCTATCCTCTTGCCACAAGCTTTACAACCTTTCACTCCCTGATGGTATAGTTGATGggaaaaaattttctttaacttGGTCTGAATCGATATGCGGAAATTGTGAAAAAGCGGGTCAGAAATGCAGACTAAAGAGCAATAGCAAGGGACCTGAAACTGAATGCATTCCTAAACAAGTAAAAG GTGTAATCCTTGGTTTCTTTGTTCTCGTGTTTGTAATCATCATACTTCATCGCGTGTATAGATCAAATGAatctaaaagagaaaatattgtgagaatcgaaaagtttttggaagATTACAAAGCTCTCAAACCTTCAAGATACTCATACAATGATATTAAGAAGCTTACAAATCACTTCAAGGATAAATTGGGTCAAGGAGGTTATGGAACCGTGTACAAAGGAAAGCTTTCTAATGAAGTTCTTGTCGCAATAAAGATCCTTAATGATtccaaaggaaatggagaagagTTCATTAATGAAGTGGGAACGATAGGTAGAATTCATCATGTCAATGTAGTTCGTTTGGTTGGATTTTGTGCTGATGGAGTTAAGCGAGCTTTAATTTATGAGTTCTTACCAAATGAGTCTTTGGAGAAGTTCATCTTTTCAACATCTGTTGAGACCTATTCACTTGGTTGGGAGAAACTTCAAGACATTGCTATAGGCATAGCCAAAGGAATTGAGTATCTTCATCAAGGTTGTGATCAAAGGATTctccattttgatatcaaacctCATAATATTTTGCTTGACGAAAACTTTAATCCTAAGATATCCGACTTTGGTTTGGCGAAATTGTGTTCCAAGGATCAAAGTGCAGTTTCAATGACTGTAGCAAGAGGGACCATGGGGTACATTGCACCAGAAGTATTATCTAGAAACTTTGGGAATGCGTCTTATAAGTcagatgtttatagttttggaatgttaTTACTTGAAATGGTAGGAGGAAGGAAGAATATTGATGTTACGATGGAGACTAACCAAGTATACTTTCCTGAATGGGTTTATAATCAGTTAGATCAAGGGGAAGATGTGCATATTCGAATTGAGGAAGAAGGAGACATTAAAATAGCAAAGAAACTAACAATTGTGGGACTTTGGTGCATACAATGGTATCCAATTGATCGTCCTTCCATGAAAGTTGTGGTTCAAATGTTGGAAAGAGAAGGAGACAATTTAACAATACCTCCCAATCCTTTTGCCTCTATAGGTTCAACAGGAGGAAACATCAGAAGGCGCAAAAAATCTCTTCAACAAGAGTTGACAATTATCTCAGAATAG
- the LOC100257702 gene encoding rust resistance kinase Lr10 isoform X1 — MIINSCLKMVLPLFFLFLRLSAEIGANQDECKVPSCSPHGPAIKFPFRRKDQPYHCGYLGFEISCTEKKQTILELPYSVKLSVDKINYKSREIVVHDPDFCLQRQLQNLTLSASPFQFKVDSSNFESWTDDYTFFSCSSDTREYEFPFTLIPCRSRFLHENPVYAVRSFMQLDWLDLSSCHKLYNLSLPDGIVDGKKFSLTWSESICGNCEKAGQKCRLKSNSKGPETECIPKQVKGVKEKILIAGVILGFFVLVFVIIILHRVYRSNESKRENIVRIEKFLEDYKALKPSRYSYNDIKKLTNHFKDKLGQGGYGTVYKGKLSNEVLVAIKILNDSKGNGEEFINEVGTIGRIHHVNVVRLVGFCADGVKRALIYEFLPNESLEKFIFSTSVETYSLGWEKLQDIAIGIAKGIEYLHQGCDQRILHFDIKPHNILLDENFNPKISDFGLAKLCSKDQSAVSMTVARGTMGYIAPEVLSRNFGNASYKSDVYSFGMLLLEMVGGRKNIDVTMETNQVYFPEWVYNQLDQGEDVHIRIEEEGDIKIAKKLTIVGLWCIQWYPIDRPSMKVVVQMLEREGDNLTIPPNPFASIGSTGGNIRRRKKSLQQELTIISE; from the exons ATGATCATAAACAGTTGCTTGAAAATGGtccttcctttatttttcttattcctGAGATTATCTGCAGAGATTGGAGCTAACCAAGATGAGTGCAAGGTACCAAGTTGCAGTCCCCACGGTCCAGCCATTAAGTTCCCGTTCCGGCGAAAAGATCAGCCATACCACTGTGGATATCTCGGGTTTGAGATATCTTGCACAGAAAAGAAGCAGACCATACTGGAGCTGCCATATTCAGTTAAGCTCTCAGtggataaaataaattacaaatctCGGGAGATTGTCGTCCATGACCCGGATTTTTGCCTTCAAAGACAGCTTCAAAACCTTACTTTATCTGCCTCTCCCTTCCAGTTCAAAGTTGACTCTTCCAACTTCGAAAGCTGGACAGACGACTACACTTTCTTCAGTTGTTCCTCAGATACAAGAGAGTATGAATTTCCATTTACGTTAATCCCTTGCAGATCTAGATTTCTCCACGAAAACCCAGTTTATGCTGTTCGTTCATTCATGCAACTCGATTGGTTGGATCTATCCTCTTGCCACAAGCTTTACAACCTTTCACTCCCTGATGGTATAGTTGATGggaaaaaattttctttaacttGGTCTGAATCGATATGCGGAAATTGTGAAAAAGCGGGTCAGAAATGCAGACTAAAGAGCAATAGCAAGGGACCTGAAACTGAATGCATTCCTAAACAAGTAAAAG gtgtaaaagaaaaaatactgATTGCGG GTGTAATCCTTGGTTTCTTTGTTCTCGTGTTTGTAATCATCATACTTCATCGCGTGTATAGATCAAATGAatctaaaagagaaaatattgtgagaatcgaaaagtttttggaagATTACAAAGCTCTCAAACCTTCAAGATACTCATACAATGATATTAAGAAGCTTACAAATCACTTCAAGGATAAATTGGGTCAAGGAGGTTATGGAACCGTGTACAAAGGAAAGCTTTCTAATGAAGTTCTTGTCGCAATAAAGATCCTTAATGATtccaaaggaaatggagaagagTTCATTAATGAAGTGGGAACGATAGGTAGAATTCATCATGTCAATGTAGTTCGTTTGGTTGGATTTTGTGCTGATGGAGTTAAGCGAGCTTTAATTTATGAGTTCTTACCAAATGAGTCTTTGGAGAAGTTCATCTTTTCAACATCTGTTGAGACCTATTCACTTGGTTGGGAGAAACTTCAAGACATTGCTATAGGCATAGCCAAAGGAATTGAGTATCTTCATCAAGGTTGTGATCAAAGGATTctccattttgatatcaaacctCATAATATTTTGCTTGACGAAAACTTTAATCCTAAGATATCCGACTTTGGTTTGGCGAAATTGTGTTCCAAGGATCAAAGTGCAGTTTCAATGACTGTAGCAAGAGGGACCATGGGGTACATTGCACCAGAAGTATTATCTAGAAACTTTGGGAATGCGTCTTATAAGTcagatgtttatagttttggaatgttaTTACTTGAAATGGTAGGAGGAAGGAAGAATATTGATGTTACGATGGAGACTAACCAAGTATACTTTCCTGAATGGGTTTATAATCAGTTAGATCAAGGGGAAGATGTGCATATTCGAATTGAGGAAGAAGGAGACATTAAAATAGCAAAGAAACTAACAATTGTGGGACTTTGGTGCATACAATGGTATCCAATTGATCGTCCTTCCATGAAAGTTGTGGTTCAAATGTTGGAAAGAGAAGGAGACAATTTAACAATACCTCCCAATCCTTTTGCCTCTATAGGTTCAACAGGAGGAAACATCAGAAGGCGCAAAAAATCTCTTCAACAAGAGTTGACAATTATCTCAGAATAG
- the LOC100252566 gene encoding LEAF RUST 10 DISEASE-RESISTANCE LOCUS RECEPTOR-LIKE PROTEIN KINASE-like 2.3, translated as MMEKESKVVGVGLIILLHVWFLSICVATETKACRSSCGDIQISDPFRLEGDSTGCGDPEYELACKNNRLILDGKYNVKEINYNNYTIRVVVPGIEKGNCFSTPLYSLAPYNYRFRSGVGHNTIVLMNCTRQISDQNYIPITPCNTSTNGSSPSSPSYAYALVGNSKQVGDLPYSCTFGTTVITGKLQAVSEPPIRSMSDVQQSLLMGVELSFLRFRCSECAKGLLCYANISNNTIQCFTWHTRKYWLKFLKDDVLVPVVSFFTRAFFRSPFTIQGLKNYLDQNLGSYDSRTVVIGAWFLQKTVIIIIGGRTMIGISCLLGYLIYKFRRRHLSADDNIEEFLRTHQNLQPIRYSYSHLKKMTNNFKNKLGQGGFASVYKGKLRSGHIVAVKMLTMSKAKEQDFINEVATIGMIHHVNVVRLVGFCVERSKWALIYDFMPNGSLDKFIFFDGEKSAPLSWDRLYKIALGVGRGIEYLHQGCDMQILHFDIKPHNILLDENFTPKVSDFGLAKLYSTDESVVSLTAARGTLGYIAPELFYKNIGGVSYKADVYSFGMLLMEIVGKRRHVSVHEENLSEIFFPSWIHDKIKQGEDIEIGDAKEDDMKYMKKMVIVALWCVQMKPTDRPSMSKALEMLEGEVELLQMPPKPTLYSHEMSAEDRENSPIGVPFSSCNANITISLDGR; from the exons ATGATGGAGAAAGAATCAAAGGTTGTGGGAGTAGGCCTCATAATACTCCTCCATGTCTGGTTCCTTTCAATTTGTGTTGCTACTGAAACCAAGGCCTGCAGGTCTTCTTGCGGGGATATCCAAATCAGCGATCCTTTTCGATTAGAAGGTGATTCAACTGGCTGCGGTGATCCCGAGTATGAATTGGCTTGTAAAAACAACCGTTTAATATTAGATGGGAAATACAATGTCAAGGAGATCAACTACAATAACTACACCATTAGAGTAGTAGTTCCTGGGATAGAGAAGGGAAACTGTTTCTCTACTCCTCTCTATTCCTTGGCACCATATAATTATAGATTTCGATCTGGTGTTGGACACAATACCATAGTTTTGATGAACTGCACCAGGCAAATCAGTGATCAAAACTACATTCCTATTACTCCTTGCAATACAAGTACCAACGGTTCTTCCCCTTCTTCACCATCATACGCTTATGCTCTAGTTGGAAACTCCAAGCAGGTGGGAGATCTTCCCTACTCGTGCACCTTTGGCACTACTGTTATTACTGGTAAATTGCAGGCAGTTTCAGAGCCCCCCATTAGATCAATGTCAGATGTGCAACAAAGCCTTCTTATGGGGGTTGAGCTTTCGTTTTTGAGATTCCGCTGCAGCGAATGCGCGAAAGGCCTACTCTGCTATGCAAATATTAGTAACAACACTATACAATGCTTCACATGGCATACCAGAAAATATT GGCTTAAGTTTTTGAAAGACGACGTACTGGTTCCAGTGGTCTCCTTCTTCA CCCGTGCATTTTTTCGAAGCCCCTTTACGATCCAAG GTCTTAAAAATTATCTTGACCAAAATCTTGGTTCATATGACTCCAGGACTGTTGTAATTG GAGCCTGGTTTCTTCAAAAGACTG TCATAATAATCATTGGAGGGCGCACTATGATTGGGATATCTTGCCTGCTTGGTTATTTGATCTACAAGTTTCGAAGAAGACACTTATCTGCAGATGATAATATTGAAGAATTTCTGCGAACTCATCAAAATCTCCAGCCCATCAGGTActcatattcacatttaaagaaGATGACCAACAATTTTAAGAACAAGTTAGGCCAAGGAGGTTTTGCCTCCGTATACAAAGGAAAACTTCGAAGTGGTCATATTGTAGCAGTAAAAATGTTAACTATGTCAAAAGCTAAGGAACAAGATTTCATCAATGAAGTTGCTACAATCGGAATGATTCACCATGTTAATGTGGTACGACTTGTTGGATTTTGTGTAGAAAGATCAAAATGGGCTCTTATATATGATTTCATGCCAAACGGGTCTCTTGATAAATTCATCTTTTTTGATGGAGAAAAGAGTGCTCCTTTGAGTTGGGATAGATTATATAAGATTGCACTTGGAGTAGGACGTGGAATTGAATATTTACATCAAGGGTGTGACATGCAAATTCTACATTTTGACATCAAGCCccacaatattcttttggatgaAAACTTTACTCcaaaagtttcagattttggACTTGCTAAATTATATTCAACAGATGAAAGTGTTGTATCCCTCACTGCAGCCCGAGGAACATTAGGATATATTGCTCCggagttgttttataaaaacattggaGGAGTATCATATAAAgctgatgtttatagttttggaatgttaTTGATGGAAATAGTAGGAAAGCGGAGGCACGTGAGTGTTCATGAGGAGAATCTCAGTGAAATATTCTTCCCATCATGGATTCATGACAAAATCAAACAGGGAGAAGATATTGAAATTGGTGATGCCAAAGAAGATGATATGAAATATATGAAAAAGATGGTCATCGTTGCATTATGGTGTGTGCAAATGAAGCCCACAGACCGGCCTTCCATGAGCAAAGCACTGGAGATGCTGGAAGGTGAGGTTGAACTCTTGCAAATGCCTCCTAAGCCTACTCTTTATTCTCATGAAATGTCAGCTGAAGACCGGGAGAACAGTCCAATTGGTGTACCATTTTCCTCATGCAATGCTAATATTACAATTAGCCTAGATGGAAGGTAA